One window from the genome of Amaranthus tricolor cultivar Red isolate AtriRed21 chromosome 9, ASM2621246v1, whole genome shotgun sequence encodes:
- the LOC130823488 gene encoding uncharacterized protein LOC130823488 — translation MAGLAQTWFQCLPEGSFTIFDDLAARFMSQYAPFRKEESLNEYIARFRIECLTITKPENSIILLAFRSGSNDERSDGRRFKEDNGWINIHNMDHVRERVERFTALENFRLIAAGLKGERHEKRNHSNHNNNNHNNRESHPDCLQNDQDRRKREKGPDTGRNHRDETRRPALRTFAQFTPLNAPRAQIFHLHQNSRLWERPPPSPKTFHRIVQDPEKQPGRPDLERPQDEGEAKRQKKAPVFVIFEKSGGITDGEAHLRAVTQPAARIFEVHEEAEIPKYPDMTFTIEDCKGISFPHSDLLVMVVEIAEQPVYRVLIDTRAEVNAITPIVGFSGELMRSEGKVTQPITIQDKKRVTITSSREFYIIDAQTRYNYILGRKLLGDITGIPSSFHQTLLFIGENGKVGRARGCQQMGRMCNMINAVRTHK, via the exons ATGGCAGGgctggctcaaacttggtttcagTGCCTCCCTGAAGGTTCTTTCACTATTTTTGACGATCTCGCAGCAAGATTTATGAGTCAATACGCACCATTC AGAAAGGAGGAATCACTTAACGAGTACATTGCACGATTTAGAATCGAATGCTTAACAATCACTAAGCCTGAAAATTCCATCATTCTCTTGGCTTTCAGGTCAGGATCGAATGATGAAAGATCTGACGGTAGAAGATTCAAAGAAGATAATGGTTGGATTAACATTCACAACATGGATCACGTTAGAGAAAGGGTAGAGAGGTTCACAGCCTTAGAGAATTTTAGACTTATTGCTGCTGGTCTCAAAGGAGAAAGACATGAGAAAAGAAACCATAGCaaccacaacaacaataatCACAACAATAGGGAGTCACACCCTGATTGTCTTCAGAATGATCAAGATAGGAGGAAGAGGGAAAAAGGACCTGATACAGGAAGAAATCATAGAGATGAAACCAGGAGACCTGCACTCCGTACCTTTGCCCAGTTCACACCCCTGAATGCGCCTAGGGCACAAATTTTCCACCTCCACCAGAATTCCAGATTGTGGGAAAGACCCCCTCCATCCCCCAA GACATTCCATAGAATCGTGCAGGACCCTGAAAAACAACCTGGAAGACCTGATCTAGAGAG GCCCCAAGACGAAGGTGAAGCCAAGAGGCAAAAGAAAGCACCTGTATTCGTGATCTTCGAAAAATCCGGGGGCATAACTGATGGAGAGGCACATTTGAGAGCTGTCACTCAACCCGCAGCCAGGATTTTTGAAGTTCACGAAGAAGCTGAAATACCAAAATACCCTGATATGACTTTTACCATAGAAGATTGTAAAGGGATCTCTTTTCCTCATTCTGATCTCCTAGTCATGGTGGTAGAGATTGCAGAACAACCAGTTTACAGAGTCCTGATAGACACAAGAGCAGAAGTCAAC GCAATAACTCCTATAGTTGGTTTCTCAGGCGAGTTAATGAGGTCTGAAGGAAAGGTCACCCAGCCAATAACCATCCAAGATAAGAAACGAGTCACCATTACCTCTTCACGAGAGTTTTATATCATTGATGCCCAAACAAGGTACAACTACATCCTAGGCAGAAAACTGTTGGGAGATATAACAGGAATTCCCTCTTCCTTCCATCAAACACTCCTATTTATAGGAGAAAACGGGAAAGTGGGTAGAGCTAGAGGCTGTCAGCAAATGGGGAGGATGTGTAACATGATCAATGCTGTCAGGACCCACAAGTAG